A region from the Mustela erminea isolate mMusErm1 chromosome 2, mMusErm1.Pri, whole genome shotgun sequence genome encodes:
- the ENOPH1 gene encoding enolase-phosphatase E1 isoform X2 codes for MALDRKTTALKQLQGHMWRAAFAAGRVKAEFFEDVVPAVRKWREAGMKVYIYSSGSVEAQKLLFGHSTEGDILELVDGHFDTKIGHKVESESYRKIASSIGCATNNILFLTDVTLEASAAEEADVHVAVVVRPGNAGLTDDEKTYYSLITSFSELYLPSSA; via the exons ATGGCCCTGGACCGCAAGACCACGGCGCTGAAGCAGCTGCAGGGCCACATGTGGAGGGCGGCGTTCGCAGCCGGGCGCGTCAAGGCCGA GTTCTTCGAAGATGTAGTTCCAGCAGTCCGGAAATGGAGAGAGGCTGGAATGAAGGTGTATATCTATTCCTCAGGGAGTGTAGAAGCCCAGAAGCTACTATTTGGGCATTCTACAGAGGGAGACATTCTTGAG CTTGTTGACGGGCACTTTGATACCAAGATCGGACACAAAGTGGAGAGTGAGAGCTACCGAAAGATTGCAAGCAGCATCGGGTGCGCCACCAACAACATCCTGTTTCTGACAGACGTCACCCTGG AGGCCAGCGCTGCCGAGGAAGCAGATGTGCACGTCGCTGTGGTGGTGAGACCCGGCAATGCGGGGCTGACAGACGACGAGAAGACTTACTACAGCCTCATCACGTCCTTCAGCGAACTGTACCTGCCCTCCTCAGCCTAG